Proteins co-encoded in one Limnochordia bacterium genomic window:
- a CDS encoding NTP transferase domain-containing protein, translating into MGGKVCEVDKVNAVVLAGASNDGPMSEISGEPYEALIPIADRPMICYVLDALRQVPCIERIVVVGPRELQPLLGRTIELVPSTDSLVDNIQAGLAHLVSPQPVLLITSDIPLITGEAIEDFLTRCRQVEAHIYYPIVSKEINELHYPGVQRTYVTLKDGTFTGGNMVLLQPELLTQCQEVISRAIGMRKKPVQLSRMLGLRFIIRYLLKRLEMAEIEDRAGEILGFAGKGIVSPYPEVGIDVDKPSDYELVQECLHRLNADDGLQSNPT; encoded by the coding sequence CATGAGCGAAATAAGTGGTGAGCCCTATGAAGCACTAATACCGATAGCTGATCGTCCCATGATTTGCTACGTATTGGATGCATTGCGGCAGGTCCCATGTATTGAACGGATCGTTGTTGTGGGTCCAAGGGAACTGCAGCCATTGCTTGGACGGACGATTGAGTTAGTACCAAGCACCGATAGTCTTGTGGACAATATCCAGGCTGGGCTTGCGCACCTGGTCTCTCCTCAACCTGTCTTACTTATTACCTCGGATATACCCTTAATTACCGGTGAAGCCATAGAAGACTTCTTAACACGGTGCAGGCAGGTAGAGGCGCATATCTACTACCCGATTGTGAGCAAGGAGATAAACGAGCTTCACTATCCTGGGGTACAGCGGACCTATGTGACCCTTAAAGATGGGACGTTCACCGGTGGAAATATGGTGCTATTGCAGCCGGAGCTCTTGACTCAATGCCAGGAAGTGATTAGCCGGGCGATTGGGATGCGCAAGAAGCCCGTGCAGCTATCCCGCATGCTGGGTCTAAGGTTCATTATTCGGTACTTGCTGAAACGTCTGGAGATGGCTGAAATAGAAGATCGGGCCGGTGAGATTCTCGGGTTCGCGGGGAAAGGCATTGTCTCACCCTACCCAGAGGTTGGCATTGATGTAGATAAACCAAGCGATTATGAGTTGGTGCAGGAATGCTTACATAGACTCAATGCCGACGATGGACTCCAATCAAATCCCACCTAA